The Prunus persica cultivar Lovell chromosome G7, Prunus_persica_NCBIv2, whole genome shotgun sequence genome has a segment encoding these proteins:
- the LOC18769293 gene encoding thiamine phosphate phosphatase-like protein yields the protein MAGIVVVFDFDRTLIDGDSDSWVVAEMGLTQLFNELRSTLPWNKLMDRMMEELHLQGKSSVDIKECLKRIPMHLGVIAAIKSAHASGCDLRIISDANQFFIETILECHGLLGSFSQIVTNPSIVDGDGRLRIFPYHDVGSPSHGCNLCPSNLCKGVVIDQIRASVSANGRKIYIYLGDGRNDFCPTLRLVEGDHVMPRKDYALSKRIYSNRMLIKADIHEWSDGEELGKILLHLIHRISTEEINCSDLSQLNSSDHI from the exons ATGGCGGGAATAGTGGTGGTTTTTGACTTTGACCGAACCCTAATCGACGGTGACAGTGATAGCTGGGTCGTTGCGGAGATGGGTCTCACTCAGCTCTTCAATGAGCTTCGCTCTACTTTGCCATGGAACAAACTCATG GATAGAATGATGGAGGAGCTGCATTTGCAAGGAAAAAGTTCTGTGGATATTAAAGAGTGCCTCAAAAGAATTCCAATGCATCTAGGGGTAATTGCAGCTATTAAGTCAGCTCATGCTTCAGG ATGTGATTTGAGGATTATTAGCGATGCAAATCAGTTTTTTATTGAGACAATCTTAGAATGTCATGGTTTGTTAGGATCCTTCTCACAGATTGTCACAAATCCAAGCATTGTTGATGGAGATGGAAGACTCAGGATTTTTCCGTACCATGATGTAGGCTCACCTTCTCATGGTTGCAATTTATGCCCTTCAAATTTGTGCAAg GGTGTGGTGATTGATCAAATCCGAGCATCTGTTTCTGCCAATGGGAGGAAAATATATATCTACCTAGGAGATGGGAGAAATGATTTTTGCCCAACTTTAAGGCTTGTAGAAGGAGACCATGTAATGCCAAGGAAGGACTATGCTCTATCAAAGCGCATTTACAGCAACCGAATGCTTATCAAGGCTGACATCCATGAATGGAGTGATGGAGAGGAGCTTGGGAAGATATTGCTTCACCTCATCCACAGAATTTCTACTGAAGAAATTAATTGTAGTGACCTCAGTCAGCTGAACTCATCTGACCACATATGA
- the LOC18769538 gene encoding pollen-specific protein SF21 isoform X1: MAESNDAVSLDMEKIYLGGKVSLSSLKKEHFIRTGCGSVSVIVYGDQEKPALITYPDLALNHMSCFQGLFFCPEAASLLLHNFCIYHISPPGHELGAASIFPDDPVPSVDDLADQILEVLNFFGLGAVMCMGVTAGAYILSLFAMKYRERVLGLILVSPLCKSPSWTEWFYNKVMSNMLYFYGMCGLLKECLLQRYFSKEVRGSAEVPESDIVQACRKLLEERQSSNVFRFLQAINRRPDITEGLKSLRCRTLIFVGDSSPFHSEALHMTAKLDRRYSALVEDGWVVLVQVQACGSMVTEEQPHAMLIPMEYFFMGYGLYRPCHFSDSPRSPLSPSCISPELLSPESMGLKLKPIKTRVSLGR, from the exons ATGGCTGAATCAAACGACGCCGTCTCCCTCGATATGGAGAAGATCTATCTTGGTGGAAAG GTCAGTTTGAGTTCCCTGAAAAAG GAACATTTTATACGAACTGGCTGTGGTTCTGTGTCCGTTATTGTGTATGGAGACCAAGAGAAACCTGCACTTATCACTTATCCTGATTTAGCTCTAAATC ATATGTCTTGTTTCCAAGGGTTATTCTTTTGTCCTGAAGCGGCTTCTTTGCTGCTCCATAACTTCTGCATATATCATATCAGTCCTCCTGGCCATGAG TTAGGAGCTGCTTCAATTTTTCCTGATGATCCTGTGCCTTCTGTTGATGACTTGGCAGATCAGATCCTTGAGGTTCTCAACTTTTTTGG GCTTGGTGCAGTTATGTGCATGGGGGTGACAGCGGGTGCTTATATCCTTTCCCTATTTGCT ATGAAATATAGGGAGCGTGTTCTTGGATTGATACTTGTATCCCCTTTGTGCAAATCACCCTCTTGGACAGAATGGTTTTATAATAAG GTGATGTCGAATATGCTATATTTCTATGGCATGTGTGGTTTGCTAAAAGAGTGTTTGCTTCAGCGCTACTTCAGTAAG gaggttcgTGGTAGTGCTGAAGTTCCAGAGTCAGATATAGTTCAAGCATGCAGAAAA TTGCTGGAAGAGAGGCAGAGCTCAAATGTTTTTAGATTTCTTCAAGCAATTAATCG GAGACCTGACATAACTGAAGGGTTGAAGTCGCTAAGGTGTCGCACACTTATTTTTGTTGGGGATAGCTCTCCTTTCCACTCTGAGGCTCTCCACATGACTGCAAAGTTGGATAGGAGATATAGTGCCTTAGTAGAG GATGGATGGGTTGTGTTGGTGCAGGTCCAGGCTTGTGGATCTATGGTAACAGAGGAGCAGCCACATGCAATGTTGATACCTATGGAGTACTTCTTCATGGGGTATGGCTTGTATAGGCCATGCCATTTCAGTGACAGCCCTAGGAGCCCACTCAGCCCGTCTTGCATCTCCCCGGAGCTTCTCTCCCCAGAAAGCATGGGTTTGAAACTAAAACCAATAAAGACCCGTGTTTCACTAGGACGGTAA
- the LOC18769538 gene encoding pollen-specific protein SF21 isoform X2 produces the protein MAESNDAVSLDMEKIYLGGKVSLSSLKKEHFIRTGCGSVSVIVYGDQEKPALITYPDLALNHMSCFQGLFFCPEAASLLLHNFCIYHISPPGHELGAASIFPDDPVPSVDDLADQILEVLNFFGLGAVMCMGVTAGAYILSLFAMKYRERVLGLILVSPLCKSPSWTEWFYNKVMSNMLYFYGMCGLLKECLLQRYFSKEVRGSAEVPESDIVQACRKLLEERQSSNVFRFLQAINRRPDITEGLKSLRCRTLIFVGDSSPFHSEALHMTAKLDRRYSALVEVQACGSMVTEEQPHAMLIPMEYFFMGYGLYRPCHFSDSPRSPLSPSCISPELLSPESMGLKLKPIKTRVSLGR, from the exons ATGGCTGAATCAAACGACGCCGTCTCCCTCGATATGGAGAAGATCTATCTTGGTGGAAAG GTCAGTTTGAGTTCCCTGAAAAAG GAACATTTTATACGAACTGGCTGTGGTTCTGTGTCCGTTATTGTGTATGGAGACCAAGAGAAACCTGCACTTATCACTTATCCTGATTTAGCTCTAAATC ATATGTCTTGTTTCCAAGGGTTATTCTTTTGTCCTGAAGCGGCTTCTTTGCTGCTCCATAACTTCTGCATATATCATATCAGTCCTCCTGGCCATGAG TTAGGAGCTGCTTCAATTTTTCCTGATGATCCTGTGCCTTCTGTTGATGACTTGGCAGATCAGATCCTTGAGGTTCTCAACTTTTTTGG GCTTGGTGCAGTTATGTGCATGGGGGTGACAGCGGGTGCTTATATCCTTTCCCTATTTGCT ATGAAATATAGGGAGCGTGTTCTTGGATTGATACTTGTATCCCCTTTGTGCAAATCACCCTCTTGGACAGAATGGTTTTATAATAAG GTGATGTCGAATATGCTATATTTCTATGGCATGTGTGGTTTGCTAAAAGAGTGTTTGCTTCAGCGCTACTTCAGTAAG gaggttcgTGGTAGTGCTGAAGTTCCAGAGTCAGATATAGTTCAAGCATGCAGAAAA TTGCTGGAAGAGAGGCAGAGCTCAAATGTTTTTAGATTTCTTCAAGCAATTAATCG GAGACCTGACATAACTGAAGGGTTGAAGTCGCTAAGGTGTCGCACACTTATTTTTGTTGGGGATAGCTCTCCTTTCCACTCTGAGGCTCTCCACATGACTGCAAAGTTGGATAGGAGATATAGTGCCTTAGTAGAG GTCCAGGCTTGTGGATCTATGGTAACAGAGGAGCAGCCACATGCAATGTTGATACCTATGGAGTACTTCTTCATGGGGTATGGCTTGTATAGGCCATGCCATTTCAGTGACAGCCCTAGGAGCCCACTCAGCCCGTCTTGCATCTCCCCGGAGCTTCTCTCCCCAGAAAGCATGGGTTTGAAACTAAAACCAATAAAGACCCGTGTTTCACTAGGACGGTAA
- the LOC18769538 gene encoding pollen-specific protein SF21 isoform X4 yields MAESNDAVSLDMEKIYLGGKEHFIRTGCGSVSVIVYGDQEKPALITYPDLALNHMSCFQGLFFCPEAASLLLHNFCIYHISPPGHELGAASIFPDDPVPSVDDLADQILEVLNFFGLGAVMCMGVTAGAYILSLFAMKYRERVLGLILVSPLCKSPSWTEWFYNKVMSNMLYFYGMCGLLKECLLQRYFSKEVRGSAEVPESDIVQACRKLLEERQSSNVFRFLQAINRRPDITEGLKSLRCRTLIFVGDSSPFHSEALHMTAKLDRRYSALVEVQACGSMVTEEQPHAMLIPMEYFFMGYGLYRPCHFSDSPRSPLSPSCISPELLSPESMGLKLKPIKTRVSLGR; encoded by the exons ATGGCTGAATCAAACGACGCCGTCTCCCTCGATATGGAGAAGATCTATCTTGGTGGAAAG GAACATTTTATACGAACTGGCTGTGGTTCTGTGTCCGTTATTGTGTATGGAGACCAAGAGAAACCTGCACTTATCACTTATCCTGATTTAGCTCTAAATC ATATGTCTTGTTTCCAAGGGTTATTCTTTTGTCCTGAAGCGGCTTCTTTGCTGCTCCATAACTTCTGCATATATCATATCAGTCCTCCTGGCCATGAG TTAGGAGCTGCTTCAATTTTTCCTGATGATCCTGTGCCTTCTGTTGATGACTTGGCAGATCAGATCCTTGAGGTTCTCAACTTTTTTGG GCTTGGTGCAGTTATGTGCATGGGGGTGACAGCGGGTGCTTATATCCTTTCCCTATTTGCT ATGAAATATAGGGAGCGTGTTCTTGGATTGATACTTGTATCCCCTTTGTGCAAATCACCCTCTTGGACAGAATGGTTTTATAATAAG GTGATGTCGAATATGCTATATTTCTATGGCATGTGTGGTTTGCTAAAAGAGTGTTTGCTTCAGCGCTACTTCAGTAAG gaggttcgTGGTAGTGCTGAAGTTCCAGAGTCAGATATAGTTCAAGCATGCAGAAAA TTGCTGGAAGAGAGGCAGAGCTCAAATGTTTTTAGATTTCTTCAAGCAATTAATCG GAGACCTGACATAACTGAAGGGTTGAAGTCGCTAAGGTGTCGCACACTTATTTTTGTTGGGGATAGCTCTCCTTTCCACTCTGAGGCTCTCCACATGACTGCAAAGTTGGATAGGAGATATAGTGCCTTAGTAGAG GTCCAGGCTTGTGGATCTATGGTAACAGAGGAGCAGCCACATGCAATGTTGATACCTATGGAGTACTTCTTCATGGGGTATGGCTTGTATAGGCCATGCCATTTCAGTGACAGCCCTAGGAGCCCACTCAGCCCGTCTTGCATCTCCCCGGAGCTTCTCTCCCCAGAAAGCATGGGTTTGAAACTAAAACCAATAAAGACCCGTGTTTCACTAGGACGGTAA
- the LOC18769538 gene encoding pollen-specific protein SF21 isoform X3: MAESNDAVSLDMEKIYLGGKEHFIRTGCGSVSVIVYGDQEKPALITYPDLALNHMSCFQGLFFCPEAASLLLHNFCIYHISPPGHELGAASIFPDDPVPSVDDLADQILEVLNFFGLGAVMCMGVTAGAYILSLFAMKYRERVLGLILVSPLCKSPSWTEWFYNKVMSNMLYFYGMCGLLKECLLQRYFSKEVRGSAEVPESDIVQACRKLLEERQSSNVFRFLQAINRRPDITEGLKSLRCRTLIFVGDSSPFHSEALHMTAKLDRRYSALVEDGWVVLVQVQACGSMVTEEQPHAMLIPMEYFFMGYGLYRPCHFSDSPRSPLSPSCISPELLSPESMGLKLKPIKTRVSLGR, from the exons ATGGCTGAATCAAACGACGCCGTCTCCCTCGATATGGAGAAGATCTATCTTGGTGGAAAG GAACATTTTATACGAACTGGCTGTGGTTCTGTGTCCGTTATTGTGTATGGAGACCAAGAGAAACCTGCACTTATCACTTATCCTGATTTAGCTCTAAATC ATATGTCTTGTTTCCAAGGGTTATTCTTTTGTCCTGAAGCGGCTTCTTTGCTGCTCCATAACTTCTGCATATATCATATCAGTCCTCCTGGCCATGAG TTAGGAGCTGCTTCAATTTTTCCTGATGATCCTGTGCCTTCTGTTGATGACTTGGCAGATCAGATCCTTGAGGTTCTCAACTTTTTTGG GCTTGGTGCAGTTATGTGCATGGGGGTGACAGCGGGTGCTTATATCCTTTCCCTATTTGCT ATGAAATATAGGGAGCGTGTTCTTGGATTGATACTTGTATCCCCTTTGTGCAAATCACCCTCTTGGACAGAATGGTTTTATAATAAG GTGATGTCGAATATGCTATATTTCTATGGCATGTGTGGTTTGCTAAAAGAGTGTTTGCTTCAGCGCTACTTCAGTAAG gaggttcgTGGTAGTGCTGAAGTTCCAGAGTCAGATATAGTTCAAGCATGCAGAAAA TTGCTGGAAGAGAGGCAGAGCTCAAATGTTTTTAGATTTCTTCAAGCAATTAATCG GAGACCTGACATAACTGAAGGGTTGAAGTCGCTAAGGTGTCGCACACTTATTTTTGTTGGGGATAGCTCTCCTTTCCACTCTGAGGCTCTCCACATGACTGCAAAGTTGGATAGGAGATATAGTGCCTTAGTAGAG GATGGATGGGTTGTGTTGGTGCAGGTCCAGGCTTGTGGATCTATGGTAACAGAGGAGCAGCCACATGCAATGTTGATACCTATGGAGTACTTCTTCATGGGGTATGGCTTGTATAGGCCATGCCATTTCAGTGACAGCCCTAGGAGCCCACTCAGCCCGTCTTGCATCTCCCCGGAGCTTCTCTCCCCAGAAAGCATGGGTTTGAAACTAAAACCAATAAAGACCCGTGTTTCACTAGGACGGTAA
- the LOC18769538 gene encoding pollen-specific protein SF21 isoform X5: protein MSCFQGLFFCPEAASLLLHNFCIYHISPPGHELGAASIFPDDPVPSVDDLADQILEVLNFFGLGAVMCMGVTAGAYILSLFAMKYRERVLGLILVSPLCKSPSWTEWFYNKVMSNMLYFYGMCGLLKECLLQRYFSKEVRGSAEVPESDIVQACRKLLEERQSSNVFRFLQAINRRPDITEGLKSLRCRTLIFVGDSSPFHSEALHMTAKLDRRYSALVEDGWVVLVQVQACGSMVTEEQPHAMLIPMEYFFMGYGLYRPCHFSDSPRSPLSPSCISPELLSPESMGLKLKPIKTRVSLGR, encoded by the exons ATGTCTTGTTTCCAAGGGTTATTCTTTTGTCCTGAAGCGGCTTCTTTGCTGCTCCATAACTTCTGCATATATCATATCAGTCCTCCTGGCCATGAG TTAGGAGCTGCTTCAATTTTTCCTGATGATCCTGTGCCTTCTGTTGATGACTTGGCAGATCAGATCCTTGAGGTTCTCAACTTTTTTGG GCTTGGTGCAGTTATGTGCATGGGGGTGACAGCGGGTGCTTATATCCTTTCCCTATTTGCT ATGAAATATAGGGAGCGTGTTCTTGGATTGATACTTGTATCCCCTTTGTGCAAATCACCCTCTTGGACAGAATGGTTTTATAATAAG GTGATGTCGAATATGCTATATTTCTATGGCATGTGTGGTTTGCTAAAAGAGTGTTTGCTTCAGCGCTACTTCAGTAAG gaggttcgTGGTAGTGCTGAAGTTCCAGAGTCAGATATAGTTCAAGCATGCAGAAAA TTGCTGGAAGAGAGGCAGAGCTCAAATGTTTTTAGATTTCTTCAAGCAATTAATCG GAGACCTGACATAACTGAAGGGTTGAAGTCGCTAAGGTGTCGCACACTTATTTTTGTTGGGGATAGCTCTCCTTTCCACTCTGAGGCTCTCCACATGACTGCAAAGTTGGATAGGAGATATAGTGCCTTAGTAGAG GATGGATGGGTTGTGTTGGTGCAGGTCCAGGCTTGTGGATCTATGGTAACAGAGGAGCAGCCACATGCAATGTTGATACCTATGGAGTACTTCTTCATGGGGTATGGCTTGTATAGGCCATGCCATTTCAGTGACAGCCCTAGGAGCCCACTCAGCCCGTCTTGCATCTCCCCGGAGCTTCTCTCCCCAGAAAGCATGGGTTTGAAACTAAAACCAATAAAGACCCGTGTTTCACTAGGACGGTAA